Proteins from one Streptomyces genisteinicus genomic window:
- the rapZ gene encoding RNase adapter RapZ, with amino-acid sequence MTEHDRDGAADVSTGNGHEPADTAADAAIPELVIISGMSGAGRSTAAKCLEDLGWFVVDNLPPALIPTMVELGARSQGNVARIAVVVDVRGRRFFDNLRESLADLDAKQVTRRIVFLESSDDALVRRFESVRRPHPLQGDGRIVDGIAAERDLLRELRGDADLVIDTSSLNVHELRAKMDAQFAGDEEPELRATVMSFGFKYGLPVDADLVVDMRFLPNPHWVPELRPFTGLNEEVSNYVFNQPGAKEFLDRYTELLQLIASGYRREGKRYVTIAVGCTGGKHRSVATSEKLAARLSAAGVETVVVHRDMGRE; translated from the coding sequence ATGACTGAGCACGACCGAGACGGAGCAGCAGACGTGAGTACGGGCAACGGGCACGAGCCCGCCGACACCGCGGCCGACGCGGCCATCCCCGAGCTGGTGATCATCTCGGGCATGTCCGGGGCCGGACGCAGCACGGCGGCGAAGTGCCTCGAGGACCTCGGCTGGTTCGTCGTCGACAACCTGCCGCCCGCCCTGATCCCCACCATGGTGGAGCTCGGCGCCCGGTCGCAGGGCAACGTCGCCCGCATCGCCGTCGTCGTCGACGTCCGCGGCCGGCGCTTCTTCGACAACCTCCGCGAGTCCCTCGCCGACCTCGACGCCAAGCAGGTCACCCGCCGGATCGTCTTCCTGGAGTCCTCCGACGACGCCCTGGTGCGCCGCTTCGAGTCGGTCCGCCGGCCCCACCCGCTCCAGGGCGACGGCCGGATCGTCGACGGGATCGCCGCCGAGCGCGACCTGCTGCGCGAGCTGCGCGGCGACGCCGACCTGGTGATCGACACCTCCAGCCTCAACGTCCACGAACTGCGCGCCAAGATGGACGCCCAGTTCGCCGGCGACGAGGAGCCGGAGCTGCGCGCGACGGTGATGTCCTTCGGCTTCAAGTATGGGCTGCCCGTCGACGCCGACCTCGTAGTCGACATGCGCTTCCTGCCGAACCCGCACTGGGTCCCCGAGCTGCGCCCCTTCACGGGGCTGAACGAAGAGGTGTCCAACTACGTCTTCAACCAGCCCGGGGCGAAGGAGTTCCTCGACCGGTACACCGAGCTGCTCCAGCTGATCGCCTCGGGCTACCGCCGCGAGGGCAAGCGCTACGTGACGATCGCCGTCGGCTGCACGGGCGGCAAGCACCGCTCGGTCGCCACCTCGGAGAAGCTGGCGGCCCGGCTCTCCGCCGCGGGGGTCGAGACCGTGGTCGTGCACCGGGACATGGGGCGCGAGTGA
- the uvrC gene encoding excinuclease ABC subunit UvrC, producing MADPSSYRPKPGQIPDSPGVYKFRDDHRRVIYVGKAKSLRQRLASYFQDLANLHPRTRTMVTTAASVEWTVVSTEVEALQLEYSWIKEFDPRFNVKYRDDKSYPYLAVTLNEEFPRVQVMRGAKRKGVRYFGPYGHAWAIRETVDLMLRVFPVRTCSAGVFKNHVQRGRPCLLGYIGKCSAPCVGRVTPEEHRELAEEFCDFMAGRTGTYIRRLERMMTEAAEDMEYERAARLRDDIGALKRALEKNAVVLADATDADLVALAEDELEAAVQIFHVRGGRVRGQRGWVTDKVEAVDTAGLVEHALQQLYGEERGDAVPKEVLVPALPEDVAAVSAWLGERRGSNVSLRVPQRGDKKDLMETVQRNAQQALALHKTKRAGDLTTRSRALEEIAEALGLDSAPLRIECFDISHFQGDDVVASMVVFEDGLARKSEYRRFQIKGRVGDTQVWHGEGQDDVRSMHEVVSRRFRRYLAEKDRTGEWIGEDAPEGEDADDGRPRKFAYPPQLVVVDGGRPQVAAAQRALDELGIDDVAVCGLAKRLEEVWLPHEDDPVVLPRTSEGLYLLQRVRDTAHDFAIRYQRSKRTKRIRTSPLDTIPGLGETRKQALIKHFGSVKRLRQATIEQICEVPGMGRKTAESVVVALSEAAVAAPAVNTATGEIIEENDGGTTP from the coding sequence ATGGCCGACCCCTCCAGCTACCGCCCCAAGCCGGGACAGATCCCCGACTCGCCGGGGGTCTACAAGTTCCGCGACGATCACCGGCGGGTGATCTACGTCGGCAAGGCCAAGAGCCTGCGCCAGCGTCTCGCCAGCTACTTCCAGGACCTGGCGAACCTCCACCCGCGTACGCGCACCATGGTCACCACGGCCGCCTCGGTGGAGTGGACGGTGGTGTCCACGGAGGTCGAGGCGCTCCAGCTGGAGTACTCCTGGATCAAGGAGTTCGACCCCCGCTTCAACGTCAAGTACCGGGACGACAAGAGCTATCCCTACCTCGCCGTCACGCTGAACGAGGAGTTCCCCCGCGTCCAGGTGATGCGCGGCGCCAAGCGCAAGGGCGTCCGCTACTTCGGCCCGTACGGGCACGCCTGGGCGATCCGCGAGACCGTCGACCTGATGCTGCGCGTCTTCCCGGTGCGGACCTGCTCCGCCGGCGTGTTCAAGAACCACGTGCAGCGCGGCCGCCCCTGTCTGCTCGGCTACATCGGCAAGTGCTCCGCGCCCTGCGTGGGACGGGTCACCCCCGAGGAGCACCGCGAACTGGCCGAGGAGTTCTGCGACTTCATGGCCGGCCGCACCGGCACCTACATCCGCCGCCTGGAGCGGATGATGACCGAGGCGGCCGAGGACATGGAGTACGAGCGGGCCGCCCGGCTGCGTGACGACATAGGCGCCCTCAAGCGCGCCCTGGAGAAGAACGCGGTGGTGCTCGCCGATGCCACCGACGCCGACCTCGTCGCCCTCGCCGAGGACGAACTGGAGGCCGCCGTCCAGATCTTCCACGTCCGCGGCGGCCGGGTCCGCGGCCAGCGCGGCTGGGTCACCGACAAGGTCGAGGCGGTCGACACGGCGGGCCTGGTGGAGCACGCCCTCCAGCAGCTCTACGGCGAGGAGCGCGGCGACGCCGTGCCCAAGGAGGTCCTCGTCCCGGCGCTTCCCGAGGACGTCGCCGCCGTCTCCGCCTGGCTCGGCGAACGCCGGGGGTCGAACGTCTCGCTGCGCGTGCCCCAGCGCGGCGACAAGAAGGACCTGATGGAGACGGTCCAGCGCAACGCGCAGCAGGCCCTGGCCCTCCACAAGACCAAGCGCGCCGGCGATCTGACCACCCGCTCCCGGGCCCTGGAGGAGATCGCCGAGGCACTCGGCCTGGACTCGGCGCCGCTGCGCATCGAGTGCTTCGACATCTCCCACTTCCAGGGCGACGACGTGGTGGCGTCGATGGTCGTCTTCGAGGACGGTCTCGCCCGCAAGAGCGAGTACCGCCGTTTCCAGATCAAGGGCCGGGTCGGCGACACCCAGGTCTGGCACGGCGAGGGGCAGGACGACGTCCGCTCCATGCACGAGGTGGTCAGCCGCCGGTTCCGCCGCTACCTCGCGGAGAAGGACCGCACGGGGGAGTGGATCGGCGAGGACGCGCCCGAGGGCGAGGACGCCGACGACGGGCGGCCGAGGAAGTTCGCCTACCCGCCCCAGCTCGTCGTCGTCGACGGCGGCCGCCCGCAGGTCGCGGCGGCCCAGCGGGCCCTGGACGAGCTCGGCATCGACGACGTCGCGGTGTGCGGCCTGGCCAAGCGCCTGGAGGAGGTCTGGCTGCCGCACGAGGACGACCCGGTCGTGCTGCCGCGCACCAGCGAGGGCCTCTACCTGCTGCAACGGGTCCGTGACACCGCGCACGACTTCGCCATCCGCTACCAGCGGTCCAAGCGGACCAAGAGGATCCGGACGAGTCCGCTCGATACGATCCCGGGTCTCGGGGAGACCCGCAAGCAGGCGCTGATCAAGCATTTCGGCTCGGTCAAGCGCCTGCGGCAGGCGACAATCGAGCAGATCTGCGAGGTCCCGGGCATGGGCCGCAAGACGGCCGAGTCCGTCGTCGTGGCCCTGTCCGAGGCGGCTGTGGCCGCACCCGCCGTGAACACGGCGACAGGAGAGATCATTGAAGAGAACGACGGGGGCACCACGCCATGA
- a CDS encoding MBL fold metallo-hydrolase, giving the protein MTYSGVVKVGGPADVHELTDLMISKVAVGPMDNNAYLLRCRATGEQILIDAAAEAATLLSLIGDDSVSAVVTTHRHGDHWGALAEVVAATGARTYAGRHDAEGIPVATDVPVDDGDTLRVGRVELTARHLVGHTPGSIVLVYDDPHGHPHVFTGDCLFPGGVGNTHDDPAAFASLLDGVEEKLFGPLPDETWVYPGHGRDTTLGAERPHLAEWRGRGW; this is encoded by the coding sequence ATGACATACAGCGGTGTGGTGAAGGTCGGCGGCCCGGCGGACGTGCACGAGCTCACGGACCTGATGATCTCCAAGGTCGCGGTCGGCCCGATGGACAACAACGCCTATCTGCTGCGCTGCCGGGCGACGGGCGAGCAGATCCTGATCGACGCGGCGGCCGAGGCGGCGACCCTGCTCAGCCTGATCGGCGACGACTCGGTCTCGGCGGTCGTCACCACCCACCGCCACGGCGACCACTGGGGCGCCCTCGCCGAGGTCGTCGCGGCGACCGGCGCGCGGACGTACGCGGGCCGGCACGACGCCGAGGGCATCCCCGTGGCGACCGACGTGCCGGTCGACGACGGGGACACGCTGCGGGTAGGGCGGGTCGAGCTGACCGCTCGCCATCTCGTCGGGCACACGCCCGGCTCGATCGTGCTCGTCTACGACGACCCGCACGGTCACCCGCACGTGTTCACCGGCGACTGCCTGTTCCCCGGCGGCGTCGGCAACACCCACGACGACCCGGCGGCCTTCGCGTCGCTGCTGGACGGCGTCGAGGAGAAGCTCTTCGGCCCGCTGCCCGACGAGACCTGGGTCTACCCGGGCCACGGGAGGGACACCACGCTCGGCGCGGAACGCCCGCATCTCGCCGAGTGGCGCGGCCGCGGCTGGTAG
- the uvrA gene encoding excinuclease ABC subunit UvrA: MADRLIVRGAREHNLKNVSLDLPRDSLIVFTGLSGSGKSSLAFDTIFAEGQRRYVESLSSYARQFLGQMDKPDVDFIEGLSPAVSIDQKSTSRNPRSTVGTITEVYDYLRLLFARIGKPHCPECSRPISRQSPQAIVDKVLALPEGSRFQVLSPLVRERKGEFVDLFSDLQTKGYSRARVDGQTVQLAEPPALKKQEKHTIEVVVDRLTVKDSAKRRLTDSVETALGLSGGMVVLDFVDLPEDDPERERMYSEHLYCPYDDLSFEELEPRSFSFNSPFGACPDCTGIGTRMEVDPELIVPDEDKSLDEGAIHPWSHGHTKEYFGRLINGLAQALGFSTDMPWAGLPARAKKALLYGHKTQLEVRYRNRYGRERAWTTPAFEGAVQFVKRRHSEAESDSSRERFEGYMREVPCPTCEGTRLKPIVLAVTVMEKSIADVSAMSISECADFLGRLKLTARDKKIAERVLKEVNERLRFLVDVGLDYLSLNRAAGTLSGGEAQRIRLATQIGSGLVGVLYVLDEPSIGLHQRDNHRLIETLVRLRDMGNTLIVVEHDEDTIKVADWVVDIGPGAGEHGGKVVHSGSLKDLLKNAESMTGQYLSGKKAIPTPDVRRPVDPGRRLTVHGARENNLRDIDVSFPLGVLTAVTGVSGSGKSTLVNDILYTHLARELNGAKSVPGRHTRVDGDDLVDKVVHVDQSPIGRTPRSNPATYTGVFDHVRKLFAETMEAKVRGYLPGRFSFNVKGGRCENCSGDGTIKIEMNFLPDVYVPCEVCHGARYNRETLEVHYKGKSIAEVLDMPIEEALDFFEAVPTISRHLRTLNEVGLGYVRLGQSAPTLSGGEAQRVKLASELQKRSTGRTVYVLDEPTTGLHFEDISKLIKVLSGLVDKGNSVIVIEHNLDVIKVADWVVDMGPEGGSGGGLVIAEGTPEQVAGVPASHTGKFLRDILDAERISDAAPVPAARKPARKTAAKKTAAKKTTAATAGRTPRQRKA; encoded by the coding sequence GTGGCCGACCGTCTCATCGTCCGTGGCGCGCGCGAGCACAATCTGAAGAACGTCTCGCTCGACCTCCCGCGCGACTCCCTCATCGTCTTCACCGGGCTCTCGGGGTCGGGCAAGTCGTCTCTCGCGTTCGACACGATCTTCGCCGAGGGGCAGCGCCGCTACGTCGAGTCGCTCTCCTCCTACGCACGGCAGTTCCTCGGGCAGATGGACAAGCCCGACGTCGACTTCATCGAGGGCCTCTCCCCGGCCGTCTCCATCGACCAGAAGTCCACCTCGCGCAACCCGCGCTCCACGGTCGGCACCATCACCGAGGTCTACGACTACCTCCGGCTGCTCTTCGCCCGCATCGGCAAGCCGCACTGCCCCGAGTGCTCCCGCCCGATCTCGAGGCAGTCGCCGCAGGCCATCGTCGACAAGGTGCTCGCGCTGCCCGAGGGCAGCCGCTTCCAGGTGCTCTCGCCGCTGGTGCGGGAGCGCAAGGGCGAGTTCGTCGACCTGTTCTCCGACCTCCAGACCAAGGGGTACAGCCGCGCCCGGGTGGACGGGCAGACCGTCCAGCTCGCGGAGCCGCCGGCCCTGAAGAAGCAGGAGAAGCACACCATCGAGGTGGTCGTCGACCGCCTCACGGTCAAGGACAGCGCCAAGCGCCGGCTGACGGACTCCGTCGAGACCGCCCTCGGCCTCTCCGGCGGCATGGTCGTGCTCGACTTCGTCGACCTCCCCGAGGACGACCCCGAGCGCGAGCGGATGTACTCGGAGCACCTGTACTGCCCGTACGACGACCTCTCCTTCGAGGAGCTGGAGCCGCGCTCCTTCTCCTTCAACTCGCCCTTCGGCGCGTGCCCCGACTGCACTGGCATCGGCACCCGCATGGAGGTCGACCCGGAGCTGATCGTCCCCGACGAGGACAAGTCCCTCGACGAGGGCGCCATCCACCCCTGGTCGCACGGCCACACCAAGGAGTACTTCGGCCGGCTGATCAACGGGCTGGCGCAGGCGCTCGGGTTCTCCACCGACATGCCCTGGGCCGGGCTGCCCGCCCGCGCGAAGAAGGCCCTGCTCTACGGCCACAAGACCCAGCTCGAGGTCCGCTACCGCAACCGCTACGGCCGCGAGCGGGCCTGGACCACCCCCGCCTTCGAAGGCGCCGTGCAGTTCGTCAAGCGGCGGCACTCCGAGGCGGAGAGCGACTCCAGCAGGGAGCGCTTCGAGGGCTACATGCGCGAGGTGCCGTGCCCCACCTGCGAGGGCACCCGCCTCAAGCCGATCGTGCTCGCGGTCACCGTGATGGAGAAGTCCATCGCCGACGTCTCCGCCATGTCGATCAGCGAGTGCGCCGACTTCCTCGGCCGTCTCAAGCTGACCGCCCGGGACAAGAAGATCGCCGAGCGGGTCCTCAAGGAGGTCAACGAGCGGCTGCGCTTCCTCGTCGACGTCGGCCTGGACTACCTCTCGCTCAACCGCGCGGCCGGCACCCTCTCCGGCGGCGAGGCCCAGCGCATCCGGCTCGCCACCCAGATCGGCTCCGGTCTCGTCGGCGTGCTCTACGTGCTGGACGAGCCCTCCATCGGCCTTCACCAGCGCGACAACCACCGCCTGATCGAGACCCTGGTCCGGCTCCGCGACATGGGCAACACCCTGATCGTCGTCGAGCACGACGAGGACACCATCAAGGTCGCGGACTGGGTCGTCGACATCGGCCCCGGAGCCGGCGAGCACGGCGGCAAGGTCGTGCACTCCGGTTCGCTGAAGGACCTCCTGAAGAACGCCGAGTCGATGACCGGGCAGTACCTGTCCGGCAAGAAGGCGATCCCCACCCCCGACGTCCGCCGCCCGGTCGACCCGGGGCGCCGGCTCACCGTGCACGGCGCCCGGGAGAACAACCTCCGGGACATCGACGTCTCGTTCCCGCTCGGCGTGCTCACGGCCGTCACCGGTGTCTCCGGCTCCGGCAAGTCGACCCTGGTCAACGACATCCTCTACACCCACCTCGCCCGCGAACTGAACGGCGCGAAGTCCGTCCCGGGCCGTCACACCCGGGTCGACGGCGACGACCTCGTCGACAAGGTGGTCCACGTCGACCAGTCGCCCATCGGCCGCACCCCGCGCTCCAACCCGGCCACGTACACGGGTGTCTTCGACCACGTCCGCAAGCTGTTCGCGGAGACGATGGAGGCCAAGGTCCGCGGGTACCTCCCCGGCCGGTTCTCCTTCAACGTCAAGGGCGGCCGCTGCGAGAACTGCTCCGGCGACGGCACCATCAAGATCGAGATGAACTTCCTGCCGGACGTCTACGTCCCCTGCGAGGTGTGCCACGGAGCGCGCTACAACCGGGAGACGCTGGAGGTCCACTACAAGGGCAAGTCCATCGCCGAGGTGCTCGACATGCCGATCGAGGAGGCGCTCGACTTCTTCGAGGCGGTCCCCACGATCTCCCGTCACCTGCGCACGCTCAACGAGGTGGGCCTCGGGTACGTCCGGCTCGGACAGTCGGCGCCCACCCTCTCCGGCGGCGAGGCGCAGCGCGTGAAGCTCGCCTCCGAGCTCCAGAAGCGCTCCACCGGCCGGACCGTCTACGTCCTGGACGAGCCGACCACCGGCCTGCACTTCGAGGACATCAGCAAGCTGATCAAGGTGCTGAGCGGACTCGTCGACAAGGGGAACTCGGTCATCGTGATCGAGCACAACCTCGACGTGATCAAGGTCGCCGACTGGGTCGTCGACATGGGCCCGGAGGGCGGCAGCGGCGGCGGTCTGGTCATCGCCGAGGGCACCCCCGAACAGGTCGCGGGCGTCCCGGCCAGCCACACCGGCAAGTTCCTCCGGGACATCCTCGACGCGGAGCGCATCAGCGACGCGGCACCGGTGCCGGCGGCGCGCAAGCCGGCCAGGAAGACGGCGGCGAAGAAGACCGCGGCGAAGAAGACGACGGCGGCGACCGCCGGCCGCACCCCGCGCCAGCGGAAGGCCTGA
- a CDS encoding PfkB family carbohydrate kinase — MIVVAGEALIDLVPYGDHAPLPALLPRAGGGPYNTAVALGRLGADAAFCSRVSTDGFGEALLDGLRAAGVDVSAVRRGPEPTTLAVAAVGADGAAGYGFYAEGTADRLFELPAELPAGAHALALGTCSLVLEPGASAYEALLLRESGRGLFTLLDPNVRAGLIPDAEAYRARFARWLPHVTLLKLSEDDADWLGGVPQGPEAVVVTRAGAGLGVRTASGLEVSVPAVPVAVADTIGAGDTVNAALLHALDRRGSLAPGALRGLGPDAWHDVLAFAARAAAVTCSRTGAEPPYASELPAV; from the coding sequence GTGATCGTCGTCGCCGGTGAGGCTCTGATCGACCTGGTCCCGTACGGGGACCACGCTCCGCTGCCCGCGCTGCTGCCCCGGGCGGGCGGGGGTCCGTACAACACGGCCGTGGCCCTCGGACGGCTCGGGGCGGACGCCGCCTTCTGCTCCCGGGTGTCCACCGACGGCTTCGGGGAGGCCCTGCTCGACGGCCTCCGCGCGGCAGGCGTGGACGTCTCGGCGGTGCGGCGCGGGCCGGAGCCGACGACGCTGGCCGTCGCCGCGGTCGGCGCGGACGGTGCGGCCGGATACGGCTTCTACGCCGAGGGGACCGCGGACCGGCTGTTCGAGCTGCCCGCGGAACTGCCCGCCGGCGCTCACGCGCTGGCGCTGGGCACCTGCTCGCTGGTGCTGGAGCCGGGGGCGAGCGCTTACGAGGCGCTGCTGCTGCGGGAGTCGGGACGCGGGCTGTTCACCCTGCTCGACCCCAACGTGCGGGCGGGGCTGATCCCGGACGCGGAGGCCTACCGTGCGCGCTTCGCCCGGTGGCTCCCCCACGTCACCCTGCTGAAGCTGTCCGAGGACGACGCCGACTGGCTGGGCGGGGTGCCGCAGGGCCCGGAGGCGGTGGTGGTCACCCGCGCGGGCGCGGGGCTGGGCGTGCGGACCGCGTCCGGCCTGGAGGTCTCCGTGCCGGCGGTGCCGGTGGCCGTCGCGGACACCATCGGCGCGGGCGACACCGTGAACGCGGCGCTCCTGCACGCGCTGGACCGCCGCGGCTCGCTGGCCCCCGGGGCGCTGCGGGGCCTCGGGCCGGACGCCTGGCACGACGTCCTCGCCTTCGCGGCCCGCGCCGCGGCGGTGACCTGCTCCCGTACGGGCGCCGAGCCACCGTACGCGTCCGAGCTGCCCGCGGTCTGA
- a CDS encoding alpha/beta family hydrolase — MTVIAVRPQPHTAPPALAPALALDRAPDRPSAAVLVLHGGRADGLAPPSALSLAGARMRPFSASIARATAGRGIALGRVRYLHRGWNGERADAARDAVRALDELAASCGSVPVVLVGHSMGGRAALSAAAHPAVRGVVALAPWCPEGEPVDHLAGKDVVLVHGDRDRVTDPRDSWSAARRARAAGAATCALRVPGGDHAMLRGAGAWHTLTVRLVTGLLGLGPLPPAVVRSFSGQDGPEPADATTVDRA; from the coding sequence GTGACCGTCATCGCCGTACGCCCGCAGCCGCACACCGCGCCGCCCGCCCTCGCGCCCGCCCTCGCGCTCGACCGCGCGCCCGACCGCCCGTCGGCCGCGGTCCTGGTGCTCCACGGCGGCCGCGCCGACGGCCTCGCCCCACCGTCCGCGCTGAGCCTGGCAGGTGCCCGGATGCGGCCCTTCTCGGCGTCGATCGCACGGGCCACGGCGGGCCGCGGAATCGCTCTGGGCCGGGTGCGCTACCTCCACCGCGGCTGGAACGGGGAGCGGGCCGATGCCGCCCGGGACGCCGTGCGCGCCCTCGACGAGCTGGCCGCCTCCTGCGGGAGCGTCCCGGTCGTCCTCGTCGGCCACTCGATGGGGGGCCGTGCCGCGCTGAGCGCTGCCGCGCACCCCGCGGTGCGGGGCGTGGTCGCCCTCGCCCCCTGGTGCCCCGAGGGCGAGCCCGTGGACCATCTCGCGGGCAAGGACGTCGTGCTGGTCCACGGTGACCGCGACCGGGTGACGGACCCGCGGGACTCGTGGAGCGCGGCCCGGCGCGCGCGGGCCGCCGGGGCCGCGACCTGCGCCCTGCGGGTGCCCGGCGGGGACCACGCGATGCTGCGCGGGGCGGGTGCCTGGCACACGCTCACCGTCCGCCTGGTGACGGGCCTGCTGGGCCTCGGCCCCCTGCCGCCCGCGGTCGTCCGCTCCTTCTCCGGCCAGGACGGCCCCGAACCCGCGGACGCCACCACCGTCGACCGGGCCTGA
- a CDS encoding maleylpyruvate isomerase family mycothiol-dependent enzyme: MIDHAHDLASVREATGRLQNAAAHLDNAAAAEPSRLPGWSRGHVLAHLSRNADALVNVLRGLPMYVSGEARDADIERDAPRPMSAHLDDLRESAGRFDAQGAAPADWGRTVELRNGVTDRAARVPFRRLVEVELHHVDLGVGYELEDLPEEFTGRETDFLARRFSGLASVPPTRIVTGAGEWATGGTDGPPVTVTGTPADVVGWLAGRRDGAALRTSGGPLPVLPPL; encoded by the coding sequence ATGATCGACCACGCGCATGACCTGGCCTCTGTACGTGAGGCGACCGGGCGACTGCAGAACGCGGCCGCCCACCTCGACAACGCGGCAGCGGCCGAGCCGTCACGGCTTCCCGGGTGGAGCCGGGGGCATGTGCTGGCCCACCTCTCCCGTAACGCCGACGCGCTCGTAAATGTTCTCCGGGGGCTGCCGATGTACGTCAGCGGGGAGGCGCGTGACGCCGACATCGAGCGCGACGCGCCCCGCCCGATGAGCGCCCACCTCGACGACCTGCGGGAAAGCGCCGGACGCTTCGACGCCCAGGGTGCGGCCCCCGCGGACTGGGGCCGCACGGTCGAGCTGCGCAACGGGGTCACCGACCGCGCGGCACGCGTGCCGTTCCGCCGGCTCGTCGAGGTCGAGCTGCACCACGTGGACCTCGGGGTCGGCTACGAGCTGGAGGACCTCCCGGAGGAGTTCACCGGGCGCGAGACCGACTTCCTCGCGCGGCGCTTCAGCGGCCTCGCGAGCGTGCCCCCGACGCGGATCGTGACCGGCGCGGGCGAGTGGGCCACCGGCGGCACCGACGGCCCGCCGGTCACGGTCACCGGCACGCCCGCGGACGTCGTCGGCTGGCTCGCGGGCCGCCGCGACGGCGCCGCCCTCCGCACGAGCGGCGGCCCGCTGCCCGTGCTGCCGCCCCTCTGA
- a CDS encoding gluconeogenesis factor YvcK family protein: MTGRTLRLRRLRRTTRTPAARKRGAQPKVVALGGGMGLSASLAALRRITGDLTAVVTVADDGGSSGRLREELGVLPPGDLRKALAALCGDDDWGQTWARVIQHRFQSQGDLHEHAVGNLLIVALWEQLGDHVQALDLVGRLLGAHGRVLPMSAVPLELQALVRGHDPARPDDVDTVRGQATVALTPGEVQSVHLVPHDPPAVPEAVEAVLDADWVVLGPGSWFSSVIPHLLVPELLDALVETKARRVLSLNLAPQPGETDGFSPQRHLEVLGRHAPKLALDVVLADEAAVPDRESLDDAAKRFGAAVELAPVASPDGVPKHDPELLAAAYDRIFRMHGRIGPWR, encoded by the coding sequence GTGACCGGACGCACCCTCCGGCTGCGTCGGCTGCGCAGGACCACGCGCACGCCGGCGGCACGGAAGCGCGGCGCACAGCCCAAGGTCGTCGCCCTCGGCGGCGGCATGGGCCTGTCCGCGTCGCTCGCGGCCCTGCGCCGCATCACCGGCGACCTGACCGCGGTCGTCACGGTCGCCGACGACGGCGGATCCAGCGGCCGGCTCCGCGAGGAGCTCGGCGTGCTGCCGCCCGGAGACCTGCGCAAGGCGCTGGCCGCGCTGTGCGGCGACGACGACTGGGGCCAGACCTGGGCCCGCGTCATCCAGCACCGCTTCCAGTCGCAGGGCGACCTCCACGAGCACGCCGTCGGCAATCTGCTGATCGTCGCCCTGTGGGAGCAGCTCGGCGACCACGTCCAGGCGCTCGACCTGGTCGGCAGACTGCTCGGCGCCCACGGCCGGGTGCTGCCCATGTCCGCGGTGCCGCTGGAGCTCCAGGCGCTGGTCCGGGGCCACGATCCGGCCCGCCCCGACGACGTCGACACGGTGCGCGGCCAGGCCACGGTGGCGCTCACGCCCGGCGAGGTGCAGTCCGTCCACCTCGTGCCGCACGACCCGCCCGCCGTCCCGGAGGCCGTCGAGGCCGTGCTGGACGCCGACTGGGTGGTCCTCGGGCCCGGATCCTGGTTCTCCTCGGTCATTCCGCACCTTCTGGTGCCGGAACTGCTGGACGCGCTGGTGGAGACCAAGGCGCGCCGGGTCCTCTCCCTCAACCTCGCCCCGCAGCCCGGTGAAACAGATGGCTTCTCACCGCAGCGTCATTTGGAGGTTTTGGGACGACACGCGCCTAAACTCGCCCTGGACGTGGTGCTGGCCGACGAGGCCGCAGTGCCCGACCGCGAGTCCCTCGACGATGCCGCCAAGCGGTTCGGAGCCGCGGTCGAGCTGGCTCCGGTGGCCTCTCCCGACGGTGTTCCGAAGCACGACCCGGAGCTGTTGGCCGCCGCGTACGACCGTATTTTTCGGATGCATGGAAGGATCGGCCCATGGCGATGA
- a CDS encoding Rieske (2Fe-2S) protein, translated as MPGRPTARRTVLKGAALAGAAGLGAAACSTDSKLGHAEVPTPTAPVDLGAADAVPVGGAKLYREQRLVVHCPAAGQYKAFSAQCTHAGCVLDKVEGTEGNCPCHGSRFDVTTGKALKGPATVPLPEVPVRAEGGKLVAGPDA; from the coding sequence ATGCCCGGCCGCCCGACCGCCCGCCGTACCGTCCTGAAGGGCGCGGCCCTCGCCGGCGCCGCCGGGCTCGGCGCGGCCGCCTGCTCCACGGACTCCAAGCTCGGCCACGCCGAGGTGCCCACGCCGACCGCGCCCGTCGACCTCGGCGCCGCCGACGCCGTGCCGGTGGGCGGCGCGAAGCTCTACCGCGAGCAGCGCCTGGTGGTCCACTGCCCGGCCGCCGGCCAGTACAAGGCCTTCAGCGCCCAGTGCACCCACGCGGGATGCGTCCTGGACAAGGTGGAGGGCACGGAGGGCAACTGCCCCTGCCACGGCAGCCGTTTCGACGTGACGACCGGCAAGGCGCTGAAGGGGCCCGCGACCGTGCCCCTGCCCGAGGTGCCCGTGCGGGCGGAGGGCGGCAAGCTGGTCGCCGGCCCCGACGCGTAG